ACCGCCTCTGCCGCCGAAGGCCCCCAGGTCGGCGTCGACAGCACCTGGTTCCCGGTGTCGAACTACCGCATCCTGGACACCCGCGTCGGCAACGGCGCCCCGAGCGGCAAGGTCGGCCCCGACGGCGTCGTCAAGCTCGACATCCGGAAGATCCTCGGGCTCACCAGCGGCGCCACGCCCACCGCCGTCGTCATGAACGTCACGGCCGTCGGCGCGACCGACGAGAGCTTCGTCACCGCCTACCCCGACGGCGGCGCCCTCCCGACGGTGTCCAACCTGAACGTCTCCCCGGCGCACCAGGTCACCACCAACCGCGTGACCGTCCAGGTCGGCACCGACGGCTTCGTCGACCTCTACAACCACGTCGGCAACGTGCACCTGGTCGTCGACCTCCAGGGCTTCTACACCGCCAAGGGCGCCAACGGCTACCCGGGCGCGACCTTCACCCTGGGCACCCCCGCCCGCCTGCTGGACACCCGCACCGAGGTCGGCGGCCACCCGGGCAAGCTCACCGGCGGCGAGGACGGCGTCTTCCAGATGGACGTCTCCTCCGTCGCGCCCGGCGGCGGCGACCTGGTCGTCCAGGCCACCGTCACCGAGCCGACCCAGCCGGCCCACCTCACCATGTACCCGGCGCTCCAGGCCCCGTGGAGGACCTCCGACGTCAACTTCGACGCCGGGCAGACGGTCACCAACCTCTCCTACGTCTACGCCGGGCGGGACGGCCTCGCGCTCTACACCAACTCCGGTGCGACGCACGTGGTGATCGACTACATCGGCCAGTTCCAGAACCACGGCCTCAGCGGCGACGCCGGCACCCACGGCCTGTTCGTCCCGGCCAACCCGACCCGGGTGCTCGACACCCGCAAGGGCCTCGGCGCCCCGCAGGCCAAGCCCGGCCCCGGCTCCACCACCCGGGTGAAGGTCACCGGCCTCAACGGCGTGCCCGAGGGCGTCGCCGCCGTGGTGATCAACCTGACCGGTACCAACGCCGACCAGGACGGCCACATCACCGCCCTCAAGGCCGGCGACCCCGTCCCGGGGACGTCCAACCTCAACTACGCCGCCCGGCAGGACACCGCCGCCATGACCATCGTCCCGGTCAGCGCCGACGGCTTCATCGAGCTGTACAACCCGCACGGCACCGTGGACCTGGTGGCCGACGTCCAGGGTTACTACACCAACTGACCCGCCCGGCCCCGCCCGGGGAGCGGCGAGCACCCGCTCCCCGGGCTCCGCGTGTCAGCTCCAGTCCGCGAGCGCCCAGGAGCGCACCGACGCGTAGTGCGGGTGCCCGCCGCCCGGGTCGCTCCTCATCAGGTGCAGCTCGGCGGCGTCCCACTCCGGCCCCCGGTAGTCCGCCAGCGCCGCTGCCAGGCCCTCCAACTCGGCCGCGGCGACCCGCTGGACGGCCCGTCGGTGGCCGCGCGAGGAGCCGGCCCGGGCCAGCGTGAGGTGCGCGTGGAAGGCGAAGGTGTCGGCGGTCTCCGCGGTCACCTCGGCGGTGGCCTCGGTGACGGCCTCGGCCAGCCGGCGCAGCGCCCAGGACTGGCCCTCGACGCCGGCCCAGAGCACCCGGTCGCCGAACCGCCCGGCACCCGCGATCCGCAGCCGGTGCACCGGGTGGACCTCGGCGACGTCGGCCAGGCCCGCCTCCAGGTCCGGCAGCCGCTCGGCGGGCACCTCGCCGAGGAAGGCCAGGGTCAGGTGCCAGCCCTCGACGGTGGTCCAGCGCAGCCGGTCCGCCCCGGGCAGCCTGCGCACCGGCGCGACCGCGTCGGAGAGCCCCTGCAACGCCACGACCGGAGGAATCACCGCGACGAAAAGCCTCATGGCCCCATTTTCCGCTCTTCCCGCACGACCCGGATCGGGATAGAACAAGGTCCATGATCGATTCCAAGGCCTCGTCCAGCACGCCGCCCGGCACCCCGTCCGGCACCCCGTCCGGCACCCTGCGGATCCGCACCGGAGGCCCCGAGTCCGTCCCCGACATCCTCGCCCTGCTCGACGGCGCCGTGGCCTGGCTGGTCGGCCGGGGCCGCACCGGCCAGTGGGGCGACCAGCCGTTCAGCACCACGCCCGCCCGGGTCGAGCAGATCGAAGGGTACGGCCGCGAGCCGTTCCTGGTCCGCCTCGCCGTGGACGACGAGGGCCGTACGGTCGGCGCCTGCGTGCTGTCCGAGCAGCGCGGGAAGTACATCCCGGCGGTGGACGAGCCCGAGCTGTTCGTCCGCCTCCTGGTCACCGACCGCACCCGCAAGGGCGCGGGCATCGGCGCCGCGCTGATCGCCGACGCCGTCGAGGAGACCCGCCGCCGCGGCATTGGCCTGCTGCGGGTGGACTGCTACGCCGGCGGCGACCGCGAGCTGGTCGCGCAGTACCGGGCGCTGGGCTTCACCGAGACCGAGAGCTTCGAGGTCGAGCAGCCGAACGGCGTCTGGCCCGGCCAGGTCCTCGCGATCCGGCTCTGAGCCCCGTTCCGGGTTCCCCGGAGGTCCCGTCGACCTCCGGGGAAACCCGACGAGCCATCAGCAGGCAGGCGCCAGTTCGGACTTGACGGCCGTACGCGTCCGCGGCACGAAGGCCACCACCCTGCCGCCGCGGCCCGGGTGCAGGTCGAAGCGCACCCGCAGGTCAGCGCTGCGGGCCAGCACCAGGCCGACCGCTCCGGCCGCCAGCGCGGACACCAGCCCGCAGGCCAGCAGGCCGAGCCGGGGCCCGTACGAGGCGGTCACCCAGCCGACGATCGGGGCGCCGATCGGCGTGCCGCCGGTGAAGACCAGCACCAGCAGGCCCATCACCCGGCCGCGCATCTCGGGGTCGGTGGCCAGCTGCAGCATGGAGTTGACCGAGGTGTTGAAGGTCAGCCCGAACACCCCGATCAGCATCAGCAGCAGCGCGAAGGTCCAGTAGTCGGGCGCGAACGCCGCGACCACCTCCAGCGCGCCGAAGGCCAGCGCCGCGCCGACCAGCCGGCGCAGCCTCGGCGCGCCCCGGCGGGCGGCGAGCAGCGCACCGGCCAGCGAGCCGACCGCCATCGCGGTGTTCAGCAGGCCGTACTGGCCGGCGCCGACCTTGAAGGTGTCGTACGCGAAGCCGGAGAGCAGCGTCGGGAAGTTGAACCCGAAGGTCCCGATGAACCCGGCCAGCACCATCGGCCAGAGCAGTTCGGGCCGTTCCCTGACGTAGCGCAGGCCCTCCCGCAGCTGGCCCTTCTCACGGGCGATCGGCTCGGTCGGGCGCAGCTCGCTCTCCCGCATCGCCAGCAGGCCGCCGATCACGGCGGCGAAGGACAGCGCGTTGACGGCGAAGGCCCAGCCGCTGCCGACCGCGGCGATCAGCAGGCCGGCGACGGCGGGGCCGACCAGCCGGGCGGTCTGGAAGTTGGCGGCGTTCAGGCTGACCGCGTTGGCGAGGTCCTTGGGCCCGACCATCTCGGAGACGAAGGCCTGCCGGGTCGGGTTGTCCACCACGGTGACCAGACCGAGCAGCAGCGCGAAGGCGTACACGTAGTACGGCGTCACCACGTCGCCGATGGTCAGCACGGCCAGGCCCGCGGCGAGCAGGCCCATCGCGCCCTGGGTGTAAATCAGCAACCGGCGCTTGGGCATCCGGTCGGCGAGCACGCCGCCGAAGAGACCGAGCAGCAGCATCGGCAGGAACTGCATGGCGGTGGTGATGCCGACCGCGAGCGGGCTGCCGGTGAGGCTCAGCACCAGCCAGTCCTGGGCGATCCGCTGCATCCAGGTGCCGGTGTTGGACACCACCTGGCCGGCGAAGTAGTAGCGGTAGTTGCGAACGCGCAGGGAGGAGAACATCCCCCCGGGCCTGGTGAAACGGGCGCCTGTGGGAGATGGGAGGGGCCGAGCGATGGGGGTCCCCCCGGCCGGAGGCTGGGGGATCGTCGCCAGACGGGTGGTGGCGGGCGACGGGCGGGACGCGTTGCTTCGGCCCTGAGCGGCGGAGTCCGCCGCGGTGCGTTCGTCGGGGTCGTCGTCGCCGCTGCCGGGCAGCCCCGTGGGGGCGGGTGCCTGGGCGTCGGCGGCCGCGGTGCTCGCCGCGGCGGGGTCGGTGGTCGGATCGTCGGTACGGATGGCGGCGGCGCTGGCTGCGGCCGGCGGTGTCACGGTGGTCTCCCCTCGTGGCGCGACGGCCATGGCGGTGGCCGTCGCGCTCCTGGTGTCGGTGGTCGGTCCTGCGGTGATGCTGGCTCCTTCTCCTCCCGGCGGCCGGCCGGGTTCGGTGTGCCCCTGAGGTGTACGAGCTGCAGGTGTGCGAGCTACAGGTGTGCGAGCTTGTAGAGCACGGGCGCGGCCTCCCGGAGGACGGCCCATTCCTCCTCGTCGAGCCCTTGGGCGAGCTCGGCGAGCCAGACGTTCCGGCGTCGACGACTCTCCGCGAGGATCGTCTCGGCCTGCTCGGTGCTGCTGACGACCACCTGTCGGCGGTCCTCGGGATGCGGCTCGCGCCGCACCAGCCCCTTCTCCTCCAGCATCGCGACGATCCTGGTCATCGAAGGAGGCTGCACGTGCTCCTTCCGGGCGAGCTCACCCGGCGTCGCCTTCCCGCACCGGGCGAGGGTGCCCAGCACTCCCATCTCGGTGGGACTGAGCGACTCCTCCACCCGCTGGTGTTTGAGTCGTCGGGAGAGGCGCATCGTGGACGACCGCAGCTGACTGATCGCTGCGAGGTCCTGCTCGGACATCTCGGGCATCTCTTTAGCCTACGTCATTACTCTCGCTAAGGAAAATGGGATCCCGCCGCGCCGGAGCATCGACCCGGTGCCATATTGGTCATGGGACTCAGGTCTCGACTCCCGGCCTCAGGTCTCGACTCCCAGAAGGGCCGACCAGCCATGTCCGACCTCGCCTCCGAGCAGTCCGCGCCGTCCTCGCAGGCCACGCCGTCCGCATCGGCCGACCGGGACGCACAGGGCGACACCGGCTTCGCCCGGCTCGCCATGGTCACCATCGACTGCGCCGACCCGGTCGCGCTGGCCGCGTTCTACGGCGAGCTGCTGGGGTGGGAGACCCGGCACACGGACGAGAACTTCGCGATCCTCGACAACCCGGAGGGCGGCAGCCCGCTGGGCTTCGGGCGGGTGAACGGGTACCGGCCGGAGCCGTGGACGCAGCCGGACGGCAGCAAGCACTTCCACCTGGACTTCTACGTGGACGACCTGGAGGAGTCCACCGCGAAGGCGCTCGCGCTCGGCGCGACCGAGCCCGCCTACCAGCACGGCCGCACGCTCAGGGTGCTGATCGACCCGGCCGGCCACCCGTTCGGGCTGGCTCCGTTGGAGTAAGGCACAAAGGGACCGGTGGGGCATGCGCAGGCGATGTCAGGGCTTGGTGCCAAGATCATGCAGACCCCGTAAAGGCCCTCCCTGACCTGGGAGTTCACCAAAACCACGAACATTGTGCGAGCGCCGGGTTGTGGCTACTCTCCCCCGTTGTCAGGGGCACCACACGCCAGGCTCCCCTCGGCGGACCGGGCCCCCGTTCCGTGCCCGTTGCCGCACGCCCTTCCCCGGCCGCTCTCGGCCGACCGCGTCCGTCCCAGCCCTGGCGCCCTCAACCCCCCGTCCAGGGAGTTCCATTGGGTGCGATCCACCATGCCGACCACGGCTGGGTGACACCGGC
The genomic region above belongs to Streptomyces sp. 1331.2 and contains:
- the thpR gene encoding RNA 2',3'-cyclic phosphodiesterase; its protein translation is MRLFVAVIPPVVALQGLSDAVAPVRRLPGADRLRWTTVEGWHLTLAFLGEVPAERLPDLEAGLADVAEVHPVHRLRIAGAGRFGDRVLWAGVEGQSWALRRLAEAVTEATAEVTAETADTFAFHAHLTLARAGSSRGHRRAVQRVAAAELEGLAAALADYRGPEWDAAELHLMRSDPGGGHPHYASVRSWALADWS
- a CDS encoding GNAT family N-acetyltransferase — encoded protein: MIDSKASSSTPPGTPSGTPSGTLRIRTGGPESVPDILALLDGAVAWLVGRGRTGQWGDQPFSTTPARVEQIEGYGREPFLVRLAVDDEGRTVGACVLSEQRGKYIPAVDEPELFVRLLVTDRTRKGAGIGAALIADAVEETRRRGIGLLRVDCYAGGDRELVAQYRALGFTETESFEVEQPNGVWPGQVLAIRL
- a CDS encoding MFS transporter; the encoded protein is MAVAPRGETTVTPPAAASAAAIRTDDPTTDPAAASTAAADAQAPAPTGLPGSGDDDPDERTAADSAAQGRSNASRPSPATTRLATIPQPPAGGTPIARPLPSPTGARFTRPGGMFSSLRVRNYRYYFAGQVVSNTGTWMQRIAQDWLVLSLTGSPLAVGITTAMQFLPMLLLGLFGGVLADRMPKRRLLIYTQGAMGLLAAGLAVLTIGDVVTPYYVYAFALLLGLVTVVDNPTRQAFVSEMVGPKDLANAVSLNAANFQTARLVGPAVAGLLIAAVGSGWAFAVNALSFAAVIGGLLAMRESELRPTEPIAREKGQLREGLRYVRERPELLWPMVLAGFIGTFGFNFPTLLSGFAYDTFKVGAGQYGLLNTAMAVGSLAGALLAARRGAPRLRRLVGAALAFGALEVVAAFAPDYWTFALLLMLIGVFGLTFNTSVNSMLQLATDPEMRGRVMGLLVLVFTGGTPIGAPIVGWVTASYGPRLGLLACGLVSALAAGAVGLVLARSADLRVRFDLHPGRGGRVVAFVPRTRTAVKSELAPAC
- a CDS encoding MarR family winged helix-turn-helix transcriptional regulator; the encoded protein is MPEMSEQDLAAISQLRSSTMRLSRRLKHQRVEESLSPTEMGVLGTLARCGKATPGELARKEHVQPPSMTRIVAMLEEKGLVRREPHPEDRRQVVVSSTEQAETILAESRRRRNVWLAELAQGLDEEEWAVLREAAPVLYKLAHL
- a CDS encoding VOC family protein, whose product is MSDLASEQSAPSSQATPSASADRDAQGDTGFARLAMVTIDCADPVALAAFYGELLGWETRHTDENFAILDNPEGGSPLGFGRVNGYRPEPWTQPDGSKHFHLDFYVDDLEESTAKALALGATEPAYQHGRTLRVLIDPAGHPFGLAPLE